The Glycine soja cultivar W05 chromosome 8, ASM419377v2, whole genome shotgun sequence genome has a window encoding:
- the LOC114423003 gene encoding uncharacterized protein LOC114423003 encodes MDKNDFSQSLSSSHFLSRNTISLSRIKQLLPPPSPTRTHSLSHRPQNLTLLPSLFSSLLPPKQVNKQHSHIHHNTNTNTNKDNNLVCLQSKPFKLAFENQDTPVREIKPKNRRIMGAGGPDDEDNRWPPWLKPLLKESFFVQCKLHADSHKSECNMYCLDCMNGALCSLCLAYHKDHRAIQIRRSSYHDVIRVNEIQKVLDITGVQTYIINSARVVFLNERPQPRPGKGVTNTCEVCERSLLDSFRFCSLGCKIVGTSRNFQKKKKSAAMGSDTEDSSYSSNSSHGKKNSFTPSTPPPTSVNYRTAKRRKGIPHRAPMGGLVIEY; translated from the exons ATGGATAAGAACGACTTCTCTCAATCTCTCTCTAgttctcactttctctctcgTAATAcaatttctctctctagaataaAACAGCTTCTACCGCCTCCAAGTCCTACAAGAACCCATTCCCTCTCACACCGCCCCCAAAATCTCACTCTTCTgccttctcttttctcttctcttcttcctccaaaACAAGTAAACAAACAACACTCTCACATTCAccacaacacaaacacaaacacaaacaaagacAACAACCTTGTTTGTCTGCAATCAAAACCTTTCAAGCTGGCGTTCGAGAACCAAGACACCCCTGTCCGAGAAATCAAGCCCAAGAACCGGAGAATCATG ggTGCTGGAGGCCCTGATGACGAGGACAATAGGTGGCCACCATGGCTGAAACCTCTTCTCAAAGAGAGCTTCTTTGTTCAATGCAAGCTTCACGCTGATTCGCACAAGAGCGAGTGCAACATGTATTGCTTAGATTGTATGAACGGTGCTCTCTGCTCTCTCTGCCTCGCTTACCACAAAGATCACCGTGCTATTCAG ATAAGAAGGTCTTCATACCATGATGTGATTAGGGTTAATGAGATTCAGAAGGTGTTGGACATCACAGGGGTCCAAACCTACATTATCAACAGCGCAAGGGTTGTTTTCTTGAATGAGAGGCCTCAGCCAAGGCCTGGTAAAGGTGTCACCAACACTTGTGAAGTCTGCGAGCGCAGCCTTCTTGATTCCTTCCGATTCTGTTCTCTTGGTTGCAAG ATTGTTGGGACTTCAAGGAACttccagaagaagaaaaagtcagCGGCAATGGGATCAGACACAGAGGATTCTTCGTACAGCAGCAACAGCAGCCATGGGAAGAAGAACAGCTTCACACCGTCCACACCGCCTCCAACTTCTGTTAATTACAGAACGGCCAAGAGAAGAAAGGGAATTCCACACCGTGCCCCAATGGGTGGGCTAGTCATAGAATACTAG